A region of Clostridium acetobutylicum ATCC 824 DNA encodes the following proteins:
- a CDS encoding PTS sugar transporter subunit IIA, whose protein sequence is MFKKLFSKNSNRVESVFAYASGKLLNIEDVPDPIFSEKSMGEGVAILPSDGRIVAPVDGEIILIAPTKHALALKTTLGQEILIHIGLETVMLNGQGIELLIGLGDKVVAGQNIANIDLDFIKKNASSTVIPMVITNSEEDLFDFEWEDVNEVSAGETKIFKASCK, encoded by the coding sequence ATGTTTAAAAAATTATTTTCAAAAAATAGTAATAGGGTTGAATCAGTATTTGCTTATGCATCAGGAAAACTTTTAAATATTGAAGATGTTCCTGATCCTATTTTTAGTGAAAAGTCTATGGGAGAAGGTGTTGCAATACTACCATCAGATGGAAGAATTGTTGCTCCTGTAGATGGCGAGATTATATTAATTGCACCAACAAAACATGCTTTAGCCTTAAAAACAACTCTTGGACAAGAAATACTTATTCATATTGGACTAGAAACTGTAATGCTTAACGGACAAGGCATTGAACTTCTTATAGGCTTAGGAGATAAAGTCGTAGCAGGGCAGAATATCGCTAATATTGATTTGGATTTTATCAAGAAAAATGCAAGTAGTACAGTGATTCCAATGGTAATTACAAATAGTGAAGAAGATCTCTTTGATTTTGAGTGGGAGGATGTTAACGAAGTAAGTGCTGGAGAAACAAAAATATTCAAGGCTAGTTGTAAATAG
- a CDS encoding flavodoxin family protein, producing MKSLIVFYSLEGHTKFIADIIGNNLGSDLLELKPEKEIPKTGFKKYFWGGKSAIFKEKPNLQNKIPSMDEYDTIIIGTPVWAGTYAPPINTFISSVQMKNKRIAFFACHGGGGAKKCFEKLEEALKGNTFIGEIEFKDPTENEREKVTKEIKDWITKYLEK from the coding sequence ATGAAAAGTTTAATAGTATTTTATTCACTAGAAGGTCATACAAAGTTCATTGCTGATATTATAGGAAATAATCTAGGTTCTGATTTATTAGAGTTAAAACCTGAAAAAGAAATTCCTAAGACTGGTTTTAAAAAATATTTTTGGGGAGGTAAAAGTGCCATATTTAAGGAAAAGCCAAACTTGCAAAATAAGATTCCAAGTATGGATGAGTATGATACCATAATAATTGGAACTCCAGTTTGGGCAGGGACTTATGCACCACCAATAAACACCTTTATATCAAGTGTACAAATGAAAAATAAGAGGATTGCATTTTTTGCTTGTCATGGTGGTGGTGGTGCAAAAAAATGTTTTGAAAAATTAGAGGAAGCTTTAAAAGGAAATACTTTTATTGGAGAGATTGAATTTAAGGATCCAACGGAAAACGAAAGAGAAAAGGTAACAAAGGAAATTAAGGATTGGATAACAAAGTATTTAGAAAAATAA
- a CDS encoding threonine aldolase family protein produces MLRFDCDYTEGAHPKILEKLTITNYEQTIGYGEDQYCREAANIIKKKCQREDVDVHFLVGGTQTNLTVISAALRPHQGAITVVTGHVNTHETGAIEATGHKVLTVEDNEGKITAKQIQDVYDSHFNDASPEHTVQPKMVYISNPTEIGTIYSKAELTSISETCRKNNLILYIDGARLGYGLCAENNDLDLPTIAKLCDAFYIGGTKVGALFGEALVISNEALKSDFRYFIKQKGGLLAKGRLLGIQFATLFEDDLYFEISRHADEMATLINDACNKKGYSFLSPSTTNQQFPVLPDSVIEKLKQDYAFSYWERVNKTHSAVRFCTSWATKKESVLKLVDAIEKA; encoded by the coding sequence ATGTTACGTTTTGATTGTGATTATACTGAGGGGGCTCATCCTAAAATATTAGAAAAGCTTACTATAACAAATTATGAGCAAACAATAGGCTATGGGGAAGATCAATATTGTAGGGAAGCTGCAAATATAATAAAAAAGAAGTGCCAACGTGAAGACGTCGATGTTCACTTTTTAGTTGGAGGAACTCAAACGAACCTTACAGTAATTTCAGCTGCCTTGAGACCTCACCAAGGAGCAATTACTGTAGTAACTGGCCATGTTAATACTCATGAAACTGGTGCTATAGAAGCCACTGGTCACAAGGTGCTTACTGTGGAAGATAATGAAGGTAAGATAACTGCTAAACAAATACAGGATGTTTATGATAGTCATTTTAATGATGCATCTCCTGAACATACTGTACAACCTAAGATGGTTTATATTTCAAATCCAACTGAAATAGGAACAATATATTCAAAAGCAGAGCTTACTTCTATAAGTGAAACCTGCAGAAAAAATAATCTTATACTATACATAGATGGTGCTAGATTAGGTTATGGGCTTTGTGCTGAAAATAATGACTTAGATTTACCAACTATAGCTAAGCTTTGTGATGCTTTCTATATTGGAGGTACCAAGGTAGGTGCTTTATTCGGAGAAGCTTTAGTTATATCAAATGAAGCTTTAAAATCTGATTTTCGTTATTTCATTAAACAAAAAGGTGGTCTATTAGCAAAAGGAAGACTTCTTGGTATACAATTCGCAACTTTATTTGAAGATGACTTATATTTTGAGATATCAAGACATGCAGACGAAATGGCAACATTAATAAATGATGCCTGCAATAAAAAGGGATATTCATTTCTATCTCCTTCAACTACTAATCAGCAGTTCCCTGTATTACCTGATTCTGTCATTGAAAAGTTAAAACAAGATTATGCCTTTTCTTATTGGGAACGAGTTAATAAAACTCACAGTGCTGTTCGCTTCTGTACAAGTTGGGCAACTAAAAAAGAATCCGTATTAAAATTAGTAGACGCTATCGAGAAGGCTTAA
- a CDS encoding MFS transporter codes for MHKIKIPLVEKISYGLGDTASILTFQMVSVYIMFFYTDVFGLSTASIAVLLLSARIIDALIDPIIGIIIDKTSTKWGKCRPYFLWFSVPYGLIAIATFFTPHLSTNGKLIYAYITYISLNIVYSIINLPITAILPSLTDDYKERTQTTAIRIFLASCGSIIVSTFTLPLVSILGEGNKQKGFFLTMVLFGFIASLLFVNTFIQTHERILANKGNPIPLKKSIMTLKNLPWLLITLVNVFTYIGLNIKNSSMVYYLSYNISRQDLIQIFMFVSTIGVLPAIALTPILVTKIGKRNTLIVGTLFVLISCFLFAISSNVILLLIADGISALGSGFSNAVTFSMLPDIVDYGEWKTGVRAQGLLSSSSSFGSKFGMGVGSGLAALILSLGHYVPHASQAYSAKFAISFNFIWASAITSGIILFVLPFYKIDKLYPMIQAYLSKKGELDH; via the coding sequence ATGCATAAGATAAAAATCCCACTGGTGGAGAAAATAAGTTATGGCTTAGGTGACACTGCTTCAATTTTGACTTTTCAAATGGTTTCAGTTTATATCATGTTCTTTTATACTGATGTTTTTGGACTTTCAACCGCTTCTATTGCTGTATTACTTTTATCTGCAAGAATTATCGATGCTCTTATAGATCCAATTATAGGAATAATAATAGATAAAACCTCCACAAAATGGGGTAAGTGCCGACCTTATTTTCTATGGTTTTCAGTACCCTATGGTTTAATTGCAATAGCAACCTTTTTCACTCCACATTTAAGTACAAATGGTAAACTTATTTATGCTTATATTACTTATATATCTTTAAATATAGTTTATTCTATTATAAATCTTCCTATAACCGCTATACTTCCAAGTCTAACTGATGATTACAAAGAAAGAACTCAAACTACAGCTATACGTATATTTTTAGCCAGCTGTGGTTCAATAATAGTGAGTACCTTCACACTACCTCTTGTAAGTATTTTGGGTGAAGGCAACAAACAAAAGGGATTCTTTCTCACTATGGTATTGTTTGGATTTATAGCAAGCCTTCTATTTGTAAATACCTTTATCCAAACCCATGAAAGAATTTTAGCAAACAAAGGAAATCCAATACCTCTAAAAAAAAGTATTATGACTCTCAAAAATCTTCCTTGGTTACTTATTACCTTAGTAAATGTATTTACATATATAGGGCTCAATATTAAAAATTCCAGTATGGTTTATTATTTAAGTTATAATATTTCTCGACAAGATTTGATTCAAATATTTATGTTTGTAAGTACTATAGGCGTTCTTCCAGCTATTGCACTTACACCAATTCTTGTAACCAAAATTGGTAAAAGAAATACATTAATAGTAGGGACTCTTTTTGTCCTTATAAGCTGTTTTTTATTTGCAATATCAAGTAATGTTATTCTACTTTTAATAGCAGATGGTATTAGCGCCTTAGGAAGCGGATTTTCCAATGCTGTTACCTTTTCAATGCTTCCTGACATAGTTGATTATGGAGAATGGAAAACAGGTGTGCGTGCTCAAGGACTTCTTTCATCTTCGTCAAGTTTTGGTTCAAAATTTGGTATGGGTGTAGGCTCCGGACTTGCAGCTTTGATTCTCTCACTTGGGCATTATGTTCCACATGCTTCCCAAGCCTATTCAGCAAAATTTGCTATATCCTTTAATTTCATATGGGCTTCCGCAATTACATCTGGAATAATATTATTTGTACTGCCTTTTTATAAAATAGACAAGCTATATCCAATGATTCAAGCCTATTTATCTAAAAAAGGAGAGCTTGATCATTAA
- a CDS encoding FMN-dependent NADH-azoreductase has protein sequence MSKVLYIKANAKPEGVSRTFKISDSFIEEYRNQKPNDEIITLDLYKEGISFLTEEAIKLHVPKQGEGKDHHVLKYAYQFAEADKYVIAAPFWNLSFPAILKAYIDYICVTGITFKYTEEGAVGLCQGKKAVHIVSRGGGYSEGPFEMYEMGDRYLRTIFGFLGITDFTTIVAEKLDVVGEDVEGILRNTIEKAKEQAKEF, from the coding sequence ATGAGTAAGGTATTATATATTAAGGCAAATGCGAAACCAGAGGGAGTTTCTAGGACATTTAAAATATCTGACAGTTTTATTGAGGAATACAGAAATCAAAAACCTAATGATGAAATTATAACACTAGACTTATATAAAGAAGGAATAAGCTTTTTAACAGAAGAGGCTATAAAGCTTCATGTTCCAAAGCAGGGAGAAGGTAAGGACCATCATGTTTTAAAATATGCATATCAATTTGCAGAAGCTGATAAATATGTAATTGCAGCGCCATTTTGGAATTTAAGTTTTCCAGCCATATTAAAGGCGTACATTGATTATATATGTGTTACAGGTATTACTTTTAAGTATACAGAAGAAGGAGCAGTTGGACTATGTCAGGGGAAAAAAGCAGTTCATATAGTTTCTAGAGGTGGTGGATATTCAGAAGGGCCATTTGAAATGTATGAAATGGGAGATAGATACTTACGAACAATATTTGGATTTTTGGGTATAACTGATTTTACAACTATAGTAGCAGAAAAGTTGGATGTTGTAGGTGAAGATGTAGAAGGAATTTTGAGAAATACAATTGAAAAGGCAAAAGAGCAGGCAAAAGAATTTTAG
- a CDS encoding PTS transporter subunit EIIC — MKEKLLSLSQKFSQAAVQPVMFLTVMGIGLAVAVIMQLSFMPSFIVFIGVLLKKMMDAMLNNLSIIFCVGLTTAFAKKKKVDAAIIALIVYIIFLAGNNAWLTSQNMLAKSGAMGLFGTGQNTVLGFQVIDMNVFLGILLGCITGYVFNKFSEIEFGDMFRIYGGSRFVFIVMIPITLVLAILLSYVWPVINYGINGLSGFMKTAGALGVFVYSFGNRFLIPTGLHHLLWMPFCFTGIGGSLNIDGKTIQGAVNIFYSEMSNSSKLTAIDPSIRFATFGFAKIFGSIGIVLAMIRTAKPKNKKAVKGLLIPSLFVAVVAGITEPLDFSFLFISPLLWLVHGIITGFSEMLLWILGSRTYSIYGLLDTIVCNSVISPKLSKIYIFFAVGIIMTAVWYFVFVFLIRKFNIKTPGREDSVNSSSNKEVTDGSSKSGSSDQDSELFIKGLGGAENILEVNNCFTRLRIDVKDVSKVNKEIIGKAQQKGIVVKGNNVQIIIGMTVENSKENLVNLLDKMKGVM, encoded by the coding sequence ATGAAAGAAAAATTGTTATCATTAAGTCAAAAGTTTTCACAAGCTGCAGTACAACCAGTCATGTTTTTAACAGTTATGGGAATTGGTCTTGCAGTAGCTGTTATTATGCAACTTAGTTTTATGCCATCATTTATAGTTTTTATAGGTGTACTGCTAAAGAAAATGATGGATGCTATGCTTAATAATCTTTCTATTATCTTTTGCGTTGGATTAACAACAGCCTTTGCCAAAAAGAAAAAGGTGGATGCGGCTATCATCGCATTAATCGTTTACATTATATTTCTGGCGGGTAATAATGCTTGGCTTACATCACAAAATATGTTAGCCAAATCAGGAGCCATGGGGCTATTTGGAACTGGTCAAAATACTGTATTAGGATTTCAAGTAATCGATATGAATGTATTCTTAGGTATATTATTAGGATGTATTACTGGATATGTGTTTAACAAATTTTCCGAAATAGAATTTGGTGATATGTTTAGAATTTATGGCGGATCAAGATTTGTATTTATAGTTATGATTCCTATTACCTTAGTATTAGCAATTCTTCTCAGCTATGTATGGCCAGTTATAAATTATGGTATTAATGGTTTATCAGGTTTCATGAAAACAGCAGGTGCTTTAGGTGTATTTGTATATTCATTTGGTAATAGATTTTTAATTCCAACGGGATTACATCATTTATTATGGATGCCATTTTGTTTCACAGGAATTGGTGGAAGCTTGAATATTGATGGAAAAACTATACAGGGCGCTGTTAATATTTTTTATTCTGAAATGAGTAATAGTAGCAAGCTTACAGCTATTGATCCATCAATAAGATTTGCAACCTTTGGATTTGCAAAAATTTTTGGAAGCATAGGTATTGTCCTTGCTATGATAAGAACCGCAAAACCTAAAAATAAAAAAGCCGTAAAAGGATTACTTATACCATCTCTTTTCGTTGCAGTTGTAGCTGGAATCACAGAACCCCTTGACTTTTCATTTCTTTTCATATCTCCACTGCTTTGGTTAGTACATGGTATAATCACCGGTTTTTCAGAAATGCTGCTATGGATTTTAGGTTCAAGAACATATTCAATTTATGGTCTACTAGATACAATAGTTTGCAATTCTGTAATAAGCCCAAAACTCTCTAAAATATATATTTTCTTCGCAGTTGGTATCATAATGACTGCTGTATGGTATTTTGTCTTTGTTTTCTTAATTAGAAAATTCAATATTAAAACACCTGGCAGAGAAGATTCAGTTAACAGCTCTTCAAACAAAGAGGTAACTGATGGTTCTTCTAAAAGTGGTAGTAGCGATCAAGATTCTGAACTATTTATTAAAGGATTAGGTGGAGCTGAAAATATCCTAGAGGTTAATAACTGTTTTACACGTTTAAGGATCGATGTAAAGGATGTCAGCAAGGTAAACAAAGAGATAATAGGAAAAGCTCAACAAAAGGGTATTGTTGTTAAAGGTAATAATGTACAGATTATTATTGGAATGACTGTAGAAAATTCAAAGGAAAATCTAGTTAACTTATTAGATAAAATGAAAGGGGTAATGTAA
- a CDS encoding MurR/RpiR family transcriptional regulator: protein MGNATILTELEKVILNKIQNYINKNEKVGIDIIAKECFVSKSAIIKLSKKLGYSGYSEMYYTILSTANNAQKLDFSNNSISVNDHLKENVDMLVEILRQFKDKKIYLDSLGLCDSAKEYYLQKLLIFGFDAASSYHYEAFRNNKSGLYFFFSYSGYRAEIIEKVNEAISNDFTVVAFTSNKESPLAKIAHSTVEVSGVKSDMEHYLPNFFTANLIILLELVLGEYSKRYLHKEKD from the coding sequence ATGGGTAATGCTACAATTTTAACAGAACTTGAAAAGGTAATCTTAAATAAAATACAAAATTATATTAATAAGAATGAAAAGGTTGGTATAGATATAATAGCAAAGGAATGCTTTGTTTCAAAATCAGCAATTATAAAGTTATCTAAAAAACTTGGTTATAGTGGCTACAGTGAAATGTATTATACTATTCTTTCAACCGCTAATAATGCACAAAAACTAGATTTCTCTAATAATAGCATAAGTGTAAATGATCACTTAAAAGAAAATGTTGATATGCTTGTAGAAATATTGAGGCAATTTAAAGATAAGAAAATCTATTTAGATTCATTAGGTCTTTGTGATAGTGCCAAAGAATATTACTTGCAAAAATTATTAATATTTGGATTTGATGCAGCCAGCAGTTATCATTATGAGGCATTTAGAAATAATAAATCTGGACTTTACTTTTTCTTTTCCTACTCTGGATATCGAGCTGAGATTATTGAAAAAGTTAATGAAGCTATTAGTAATGATTTTACGGTTGTAGCCTTTACTTCTAATAAAGAATCACCACTAGCAAAAATTGCACATTCAACAGTAGAAGTCTCTGGAGTGAAATCTGATATGGAACACTACTTACCAAACTTCTTTACCGCTAATTTAATAATCTTATTAGAATTAGTATTAGGTGAATACTCCAAAAGATACTTGCACAAAGAAAAAGACTAG
- a CDS encoding 6-phospho-alpha-glucosidase, with product MKKYSICIVGGGSRYTPDMLAMLCNQKERFPLRKIVLYDNESERQETVGNYAKILFKEYYPELEEVIWTTDEKEAFEDIDFALMQIRAGRLKMREKDEKISLKHGCLGQETCGAGGFAYGLRSVPAVIDLIKSIRTYSPKCWILNYSNPAAIVAEATKRVFPNDYRIINICDMPIAIMDIYAAVLGLKRRDLEPKYFGLNHFGWFTHILDKKTGENYLPKLREILKTPVDVQTEPLFQEKSWKSTFEFMSQMINDYDEYLPNTYLQYYLYPAKMRNKENPEYTRANEVMDGNEKETYERMHKIISLGKIHGTKYELTSDVGCHAEYIVDLATAIANNTNEIFLIITENKGTINNVSKDMMVEVPCRVGSNGVEPLVVGSIPAFYKGLMENQYAYEKLSVDACLEGSYQKALQALVLNRTVVNTDVAKELLKDLIEANKGYWNELH from the coding sequence ATGAAAAAGTATTCAATTTGTATTGTTGGTGGAGGAAGTCGTTATACTCCAGATATGCTTGCTATGCTATGTAACCAAAAAGAAAGATTCCCATTAAGGAAGATTGTTCTATATGATAATGAAAGCGAACGTCAAGAAACAGTAGGAAACTATGCAAAAATATTGTTTAAAGAATACTATCCGGAATTAGAAGAAGTAATATGGACCACTGACGAAAAAGAAGCGTTCGAAGACATAGATTTTGCTCTTATGCAAATTCGTGCAGGAAGACTAAAGATGCGTGAAAAAGATGAAAAAATTTCATTAAAGCATGGCTGTCTTGGTCAGGAAACTTGTGGGGCAGGTGGATTTGCATACGGGCTTAGAAGTGTTCCAGCTGTTATTGATTTAATAAAAAGTATCAGAACTTATTCTCCCAAGTGTTGGATTTTAAATTATTCTAATCCTGCTGCAATTGTTGCCGAAGCAACTAAAAGAGTATTCCCAAACGATTATCGTATAATTAATATTTGTGATATGCCAATTGCAATTATGGATATCTATGCTGCAGTACTTGGATTAAAAAGAAGAGACTTAGAACCAAAATATTTCGGATTAAATCATTTTGGATGGTTCACACATATCTTAGATAAAAAAACAGGAGAAAATTATTTACCTAAGTTAAGAGAAATTTTAAAAACTCCAGTAGATGTTCAAACAGAACCTCTTTTTCAAGAGAAATCTTGGAAATCAACTTTTGAGTTTATGAGTCAAATGATAAATGATTATGATGAATATTTACCAAACACATATCTTCAGTATTATTTATACCCTGCAAAAATGAGAAATAAGGAAAATCCAGAATACACAAGGGCTAATGAAGTAATGGATGGAAATGAAAAAGAAACCTATGAAAGAATGCATAAAATTATATCCTTAGGAAAAATTCATGGCACTAAGTATGAACTTACTAGTGATGTAGGATGTCATGCTGAGTATATAGTTGATTTAGCAACGGCCATTGCTAATAATACAAATGAAATTTTCTTAATAATTACAGAAAATAAGGGCACTATTAATAATGTTTCAAAAGATATGATGGTAGAAGTTCCATGCCGAGTTGGAAGCAATGGAGTTGAACCATTAGTTGTTGGAAGTATCCCTGCCTTTTATAAAGGCCTTATGGAAAATCAGTATGCCTATGAAAAGTTATCAGTTGATGCTTGCTTAGAAGGAAGTTATCAAAAAGCATTACAAGCACTTGTTTTAAACCGTACAGTTGTAAATACTGATGTTGCTAAAGAATTACTAAAAGATTTAATTGAAGCTAATAAAGGTTATTGGAATGAACTTCATTAA
- a CDS encoding GNAT family N-acetyltransferase: protein MTLRNIDTDRLLLMPVTLEIVKSLMVGSNDELLKLQINPNTKWPTKDTKDILPIINRTLEKNKVPSGFETWMIIKKDNMQVIGDIGFHSEPNEKGEVEVGYCLVEDERGKGFGFEALSAIMDWIHFQKNVSIVKAQCLIENKPSARILQKVGMKEIDRDMDSIYWEFIKPVS, encoded by the coding sequence ATGACTTTAAGAAATATAGATACAGATAGGCTACTTTTGATGCCTGTAACCTTAGAAATAGTTAAATCCTTAATGGTTGGAAGCAATGATGAGCTTTTGAAACTTCAAATTAATCCAAACACAAAATGGCCTACCAAGGATACAAAAGATATTTTACCAATAATAAATAGAACTCTTGAAAAGAACAAAGTACCAAGTGGTTTTGAAACTTGGATGATTATAAAAAAAGACAACATGCAAGTGATTGGAGATATTGGTTTTCACAGTGAGCCTAATGAAAAAGGAGAAGTTGAAGTTGGGTATTGCTTAGTAGAAGATGAAAGAGGTAAGGGTTTTGGTTTTGAAGCGTTAAGCGCTATTATGGATTGGATACACTTTCAAAAGAACGTTTCAATTGTAAAAGCACAATGTTTAATTGAAAACAAGCCTTCTGCTCGAATACTCCAAAAAGTAGGTATGAAGGAAATCGATAGAGATATGGATTCAATTTACTGGGAGTTTATCAAACCAGTATCATAA
- a CDS encoding class I SAM-dependent methyltransferase: MENNNEIFKEKSRENFNKTADIYDESHDGKFVAPMYDEIIKRILRANPKTVLDVGCGTGNVLKILAKDENLSLYGLDLSEKMIEIAKKNLKGRAELKLGDSENMPWKSNSFDVIVCNASFHHYPNPKKVLIEMKRILKKDGTLIIGDPTAPVIYRQILNLYCKISNKGDYKLYSKKEIENIMKECGFEPFNFIHINHGSFAVNAKIR; encoded by the coding sequence ATGGAAAACAATAACGAAATTTTTAAAGAAAAATCAAGGGAAAATTTTAATAAAACAGCTGATATATATGATGAAAGTCATGATGGGAAATTTGTAGCACCAATGTACGATGAAATTATAAAGAGAATTCTAAGAGCTAACCCTAAAACAGTATTGGATGTTGGTTGTGGTACTGGGAATGTATTAAAAATACTAGCTAAAGATGAAAATTTAAGCCTATATGGGTTAGATTTATCAGAAAAAATGATCGAAATAGCGAAGAAAAATCTTAAGGGTCGTGCAGAGCTGAAGCTTGGAGATTCAGAAAACATGCCGTGGAAGAGTAATTCATTTGATGTTATTGTATGTAATGCATCCTTTCATCATTATCCAAACCCTAAAAAAGTTTTAATTGAGATGAAAAGAATACTAAAGAAAGATGGAACATTGATTATAGGAGATCCGACAGCACCAGTAATTTATAGACAAATATTAAATTTATATTGTAAAATATCTAATAAAGGGGATTATAAACTATACTCTAAGAAAGAAATTGAAAATATTATGAAAGAGTGCGGGTTTGAACCTTTTAATTTTATTCACATAAATCATGGTAGTTTTGCAGTAAACGCTAAGATAAGATGA
- a CDS encoding MarR family winged helix-turn-helix transcriptional regulator, producing MDEEYKRQVKEFHELWHNMIAGSKHKDAEQRYTTIKKLSTTEISVIRIISEKEEVIIKDILEVLRLPKSTLTSMIDRLEKKGFIVRSISSRDRRSYRLVLTEKGKKAQKEHIKFEEETFGNVIEALDTYEEREEFLRLMKKIAKNILKNSEENYK from the coding sequence ATGGACGAGGAATACAAAAGGCAAGTAAAAGAGTTTCATGAACTATGGCACAATATGATTGCTGGATCTAAGCATAAAGATGCAGAGCAGAGATATACAACTATTAAGAAGCTTAGTACCACTGAAATTTCTGTAATAAGGATAATTTCTGAAAAAGAAGAAGTTATAATAAAAGATATTTTAGAAGTACTAAGACTTCCTAAAAGTACACTTACAAGTATGATTGATAGATTGGAGAAAAAAGGGTTCATAGTTAGATCCATAAGTAGTAGGGATAGACGATCATATAGATTAGTTCTTACTGAAAAGGGTAAAAAAGCTCAAAAGGAACACATTAAATTTGAAGAAGAAACTTTTGGAAATGTAATAGAAGCACTAGACACTTATGAAGAAAGAGAAGAGTTTTTAAGGCTTATGAAAAAGATAGCAAAGAATATATTAAAAAACAGTGAAGAAAACTATAAATAG